The Triticum aestivum cultivar Chinese Spring chromosome 3A, IWGSC CS RefSeq v2.1, whole genome shotgun sequence genome includes a region encoding these proteins:
- the LOC123062459 gene encoding GDSL esterase/lipase ACHE isoform X4: MVSLKLQKHHASSVLKCGKDKVWIDPNEIWEFEQFTKRSQYMYNRMGGIYHEILPKSEYFSKALYTFHFAQNDLTLGYLINKTTKQIEAYDPNPKERFTVAMQIRFSVESK; the protein is encoded by the exons ATGGTGTCGCTAAAGCTGCAAAAGCACCATGCCTCGAGCGTCCTCAAGTGCGGCAAGGACAAGGTTTGGATCGACCCCAATGAG ATCTGGGAGTTTGAACAATTCACCAAGAGAAGCCAGTACATGTATAACAGAATGG GTGGAATTTATCATGAGATCCTACCCAAATCTGAGTACTTCTCCAAGGCACTGTACACCTTCCATTTTGCCCAAAACGATCTCACCTTGGGCTACCTCATCAATAAGACTACCAAACAGATTGAGGCCTATGACCCCAATCCGAAGGAGCGGTTCACTGTGGCAATGCAG ATTAGATTTTCTGTAGAATCCAAATAA
- the LOC123062459 gene encoding GDSL esterase/lipase ACHE isoform X3 — translation MVSLKLQKHHASSVLKCGKDKIWEFEQFTKRSQYMYNRMGGIYHEILPKSEYFSKALYTFHFAQNDLTLGYLINKTTKQIEAYDPNPKERFTVAMQTSRLMVIAHRRPYSRRG, via the exons ATGGTGTCGCTAAAGCTGCAAAAGCACCATGCCTCGAGCGTCCTCAAGTGCGGCAAGGACAAG ATCTGGGAGTTTGAACAATTCACCAAGAGAAGCCAGTACATGTATAACAGAATGG GTGGAATTTATCATGAGATCCTACCCAAATCTGAGTACTTCTCCAAGGCACTGTACACCTTCCATTTTGCCCAAAACGATCTCACCTTGGGCTACCTCATCAATAAGACTACCAAACAGATTGAGGCCTATGACCCCAATCCGAAGGAGCGGTTCACTGTGGCAATGCAG ACATCGCGCTTAATGGTGATTGCGCACCGGAGACCCTACTCTCGCCGCGGATAG
- the LOC123062459 gene encoding GDSL esterase/lipase ACHE isoform X2, whose translation MVSLKLQKHHASSVLKCGKDKVWIDPNEIWEFEQFTKRSQYMYNRMGGIYHEILPKSEYFSKALYTFHFAQNDLTLGYLINKTTKQIEAYDPNPKERFTVAMQTSRLMVIAHRRPYSRRG comes from the exons ATGGTGTCGCTAAAGCTGCAAAAGCACCATGCCTCGAGCGTCCTCAAGTGCGGCAAGGACAAGGTTTGGATCGACCCCAATGAG ATCTGGGAGTTTGAACAATTCACCAAGAGAAGCCAGTACATGTATAACAGAATGG GTGGAATTTATCATGAGATCCTACCCAAATCTGAGTACTTCTCCAAGGCACTGTACACCTTCCATTTTGCCCAAAACGATCTCACCTTGGGCTACCTCATCAATAAGACTACCAAACAGATTGAGGCCTATGACCCCAATCCGAAGGAGCGGTTCACTGTGGCAATGCAG ACATCGCGCTTAATGGTGATTGCGCACCGGAGACCCTACTCTCGCCGCGGATAG
- the LOC123062459 gene encoding F-box/LRR-repeat protein At2g43260 isoform X1 yields the protein MDSFIEINSSSHTVGLLEECLVPVGRPSEEIIFSLLSNKAWSNVLKWLPTCSVVPLRRVCKDWCALIKSDWFIKLHTIHANMGLKTPRIRLISAVDALITYLDGTELRESEIAAFMFCGPMKVVCSKPCHGLVVGSCTMPSFSFDFICNPAMGYYKRMDLDPDADSTFAAGRIGLGYDSRMNKHIRVCLVYHERNMETRNYRLGCFVHLTDTETWRPISPPPRPAAEMQPVFVDGKLYWMVDPNLGTKSSLGCEMLALDISTEEFEVVSGPRCSYDQITSIVELHGTIYVVCSDRSANAMNIWTLEGDVWYIGCRIELGEFSNEYSPEETEPLTVDPTDKRLLLSTGRALG from the coding sequence ATGGATAGCTTCATCGAGATCAATTCCAGCTCCCATACCGTTGGTCTGCTGGAGGAGTGCCTTGTGCCCGTAGGCCGTCCAAGTGAGGAAATCATCTTCTCTTTGCTGTCTAACAAGGCTTGGTCCAACGTTCTCAAGTGGTTGCCAACATGCTCGGTTGTTCCATTGAGGCGTGTGTGCAAAGACTGGTGTGCGCTAATTAAGAGCGATTGGTTCATAAAGCTACACACTATCCACGCAAACATGGGCCTAAAGACACCCCGGATCAGGCTCATCTCGGCCGTCGACGCGTTAATCACGTATCTAGATGGGACGGAGCTTCGGGAGAGTGAAATTGCTGCGTTCATGTTTTGTGGCCCCATGAAAGTGGTGTGCTCTAAGCCATGCCATGGTCTCGTGGTTGGTAGTTGCACCATGCCGTCCTTTTCATTTGATTTTATATGCAATCCTGCCATGGGTTATTATAAGCGGATGGATCTAGATCCGGATGCAGACTCCACTTTTGCTGCTGGTAGAATCGGACTAGGGTACGATTCAAGGATGAATAAGCATATACGGGTATGTCTTGTGTACCACGAGAGGAACATGGAGACTCGGAATTATCGATTGGGGTGTTTTGTCCACCTCACCGACACAGAAACATGGAGGCCAATCAGCCCTCCGCCTAGGCCAGCGGCCGAAATGCAGCCTGTCTTTGTTGATGGCAAGCTCTACTGGATGGTTGATCCAAATCTTGGGACAAAGTCTTCTCTAGGGTGTGAAATGTTGGCATTAGATATTAGCACAGAAGAGTTTGAGGTGGTTTCAGGTCCCCGATGCAGCTATGATCAGATCACGTCCATCGTCGAGCTCCATGGTACTATTTACGTTGTGTGCTCGGATAGGAGTGCGAACGCAATGAACATTTGGACGTTGGAAGGTGACGTATGGTATATTGGGTGCCGAATAGAGCTCGGGGAGTTTTCAAACGAGTACTCGCCCGAAGAGACTGAGCCGTTGACTGTCGATCCTACGGACAAGAGGTTGCTACTTAGCACAGGCAGGGCGCTGGGGTAG